In one Phaenicophaeus curvirostris isolate KB17595 chromosome 19, BPBGC_Pcur_1.0, whole genome shotgun sequence genomic region, the following are encoded:
- the LOC138729070 gene encoding uncharacterized protein, with protein MAPARPEPRAARGLGAPGGDGAGLGTGYGPRSPARGPVTPPTPPPGPGSPGPGPSRPPLYPQTPFPSSCYPGPPGPRSLVAQIRFVPVLPSPVPARSPGFPSPRSPCSPSLPVPVPLRRPQFYWSRFPLQPPLSWSWFPSPPWISWSRFPPPPRFSRSRFPLQPPLSRSWSPSAPALPCPGSPGPGSPRPPGSPGPGSPHPPGSPGPSSPCSLSLPVPVPPPPPLSWYRFRFRSRPPGSPGPESRALRSRRCRVT; from the coding sequence ATGGCCCCGGCGCGTCCCGAGCCGCGAGCAGCCCGAGGCCTTGGGGCTCCCGGCGGGGACGGGGCCGGCCTCGGCACCGGGTAcggcccccgcagccccgccCGCGGCCCCGTTACACCGCCCACACCTCCTCCCGGACCCGGTTCCCCTGGGCCCGGCCCCTCTCGGCCCCCGCTCTACCCGCAGACGCCGTTTCCCAGCTCCTGCTACCCCGGTCCTCCCGGTCCCCGTTCCCTCGTAGCCCAGATTCGCTTTGTCCCGGTCCTCCCGAGCCCCGTTCCCGCCCGCAGCCCCGGTTTTCCCAGTCCCCgctccccctgcagccccagcctcccGGTCCCGGTCCCCCTCCGCCGCCCCCAGTTCTACTGGTCCCGGTTCCCTCTGCAGCCCCCGCTCTCCTGGTCCTGGTTCCCCTCGCCCCCCTGGATCTCCTGGTCCCggttccccccacccccccggtTCTCCCGGTCCCGgttccccctgcagcccccactcTCCCGCTCCTGGTCCCCCTCCGCCCCCGCTCTCCCTTGTCCCGGTTCCCCTGGTCCCGGTTCCCCTCGCCCCCCTGGTTCTCCCGGTCCCGGTTCCCCTCACCCCCCTGGTTCTCCCGGTCCTAGTTCCCCCTGCAGCCTCAGCCTCCCGGTCCCGgttccccccccgcccccgctcTCCTGGTACCGGTTCCGGTTCCGGTCCCGCCCCCCCGGTTCTCCCGGTCCCGAGTCACGTGCTCTCCGCTCGCGCCGGTGCCGGGTCACGTGA
- the FADS6 gene encoding fatty acid desaturase 6, whose amino-acid sequence MPAPGSCRTEVMAEGRETALGDGDVTPRGAPRTAGQHGEALMAELSELVQKVVKSSSWWERHGVDISILACSFLLLPAGFLCLRSAQAVPFLVGVLALGVGHHTLTVKGSHLASHNALTQSKSWGKAWAVFFIELCSAFTAEQATYNHVKMHHGYTNVIGLGDSSTWKVPFLNRYVYMFLAPVAVPVLTPLVALGLLREVEWKAALRTLCCMFLGLYCHYWLLLHVSGFQSPWSALLCMLLTRSLLAHPYIHVNIFQHIGLPMFAPDQKPKRIHLMSLGVLNLPRNALLDWSFGHSLISCHVEHHLFPSLSDNMCLKIKPIVSQYLKQKKLPYNEDTYGSRLWLFLQRYEELMVHAPPITELVGIQ is encoded by the exons ATGCCAGCTCCCGGCAGCTGCAGGACAGAGGTGATGGCAGAGGGACGGGAGACGGCGCTGGGTGACGGGGACGTGACCCCCAGGGGGGCCCCGCGGACAGCAGGGCAGCACGGGGAAGCCCTGATGGCCGAGCTCTCGGAGCTGGTGCAGAAGGTGgtgaagagcagcagctggtggGAGCGGCACGGAGTGGACATCAGCATCCTCGCCTGcagcttcctcctgctcccggCAG GGTTCCTGTGCCTTCGGTCAGCCCAGGCCGTCCCCTTCCTGGTGGGTGTCCTCGCCCTCGGCGTGGGGCATCACACCCTGACGGTGAAGGGCAGCCACCTGGCCAGCCACAACGCCCTGACCCAGTCCAAGTCCTGGGGCAAAGCCTGGGCCGTCTTCTTCATTGAG ctctgctcagctttCACAGCCGAGCAGGCCACCTACAACCACGTGAAGATGCACCACGGCTACACCAACGTCATTGGCCTGGGGGACTCCAGCACCTGGAAGGTTCCTTTCCTCAACCGCTATGTCTACATGTTCCTCGCGCCCGTCGCTGTGCCCGTCTTAACCCCCCTGGTGGCACTGG GTTTGTTGAGGGAAGTGGAGTGGAAAGCAGCTCTCCGGACGCTCTGCTGCATGTTCCTGGGTCTTTACTGCCACTACTGGCTGTTGCTCCACGTCTCGGGCTTCCAGTCACCCtggtcagccctgctctgcatgCTGCTCACCCGCTCCCTCCTGGCCCATCCCTACATCCACGTCAACATATTCCAG CACATCGGCCTCCCCATGTTCGCGCCTGATCAGAAGCCCAAGCGGATCCACCTCATGAGCCTGGGTGTCCTCAACCTGCCCCGCAACGCCCTGCTCGACTGGTCCTTCGGCCACTCGCTCATCAGCTGCCACGTGGAGCATCACCTCTTCCCCAGCCTCTCCGACAACATGTGCCTCAAG ATCAAACCCATCGTCTCCCAGTATCTGAAGCAGAAGAAGCTGCCGTACAACGAGGACACCTACGGCTCCAGGCTCTGGCTCTTCCTGCAGCGCTACGAGGAGCTGATGGTCCACGCTCCCCCCATAACAGAGCTGGTGGGAATCCAGTGA
- the USH1G gene encoding pre-mRNA splicing regulator USH1G isoform X3 translates to MAAMKGHMECVRYLDSIAAKQSSLNPKLVSKLKDKAFRDAERRIKDCVKLQKKHHKRMEKQYRKEMSDNSDTMSFSSYSSSTLSKKFQHMSMVTSLPYSQATIHGTAKGKTKIQKKLEKKKQVDGTFKIYEDGRKSVRSLSGLQLGNDVMFVKQGTYASPKEWTRRNIRDMFLTDEDTVSRAISDPGLHMDSAHSEVSTDSGHDSLFNRPGLGTMVFRRNYVSSGLFGIGREDAGTLGEDNADGVGVKLRSRLQRSPSLNDSIGSANSLQERNAEELPWDEVELGLDDDDEPDTSPLETFLASLHMFEFISVLKKEKIDLEALMLCSDHDLKSINIPLGPRKKIVDAIQRRRQTLEKPDVIVDTEL, encoded by the coding sequence ATGGCAGCCATGAAGGGGCACATGGAGTGTGTGCGCTACCTGGACTCGATTGCTGCCAAGCAGAGCAGCCTCAACCCCAAGCTGGTGAGCAAACTGAAGGACAAGGCCTTTCGGGATGCGGAGAGGAGGATTAAGGACTGTGTGAAGCTGCAGAAGAAGCACCACAAGCGAATGGAGAAGCAGTACAGAAAGGAGATGTCGGATAATTCGGATACCATGAGCTTCTCCAGCTATTCAAGTAGCACCTTAAGCAAGAAGTTCCAACACATGTCCATGGTGACGTCCCTGCCATACTCACAAGCCACCATCCACGGCACAGCCAAGGGAAAGACGAAAATACaaaagaagctggagaagaagaagcaggTGGATGGGACGTTCAAGATCTATGAGGACGGCAGGAAAAGTGTGAGGTCTCTGTCTGGCCTGCAGCTGGGGAACGACGTCATGTTTGTGAAGCAGGGCACGTACGCCAGCCCCAAGGAGTGGACTCGGCGCAATATCAGAGACATGTTCCTCACGGATGAAGACACCGTCTCCCGTGCCATAAGTGACCCGGGTTTGCACATGGACTCGGCCCACTCGGAAGTCAGCACCGACTCTGGCCACGACTCCTTGTTCAACCGCCCTGGGCTGGGCACCATGGTGTTCCGGCGCAACTACGTCAGCAGCGGGCTGTTCGGGATCGGCCGGGAGGACGCTGGAACGCTGGGCGAAGACAACGCCGATGGGGTAGGTGTCAAACTGCGGAGCCGCCTGCAGCGCTCGCCAAGTCTCAACGATAGCATTGGCAGTGCCAACAGCCTGCAGGAGAGGAACGCGGAGGAGCTACCCTGGGACGAGGTGGAGCTGGGCTTAGATGACGATGACGAACCAGACACCAGCCCCTTGGAGACTTTTCTGGCTTCCCTGCACATGTTTGAGTTCATCTCCgtcttgaaaaaggaaaagattgaTTTGGAGGCCCTCATGCTATGTTCAGACCATGACCTCAAGAGCATCAATATCCCATTGGGCCCAAGGAAAAAGATTgtggatgccatccagaggagACGGCAAACTCTGGAGAAGCCAGATGTCATTGTAGACACTGAACTGTAA